In Carya illinoinensis cultivar Pawnee chromosome 16, C.illinoinensisPawnee_v1, whole genome shotgun sequence, a single window of DNA contains:
- the LOC122298745 gene encoding probable carbohydrate esterase At4g34215 has protein sequence MTPKPTCSSGMERFRAPQCTPTPNILTLSLNKTWEIAREPLHKEVDNLKTNRVGQGIPFSNQILVKRPNFGVISQVLWAIGGTKIEKWQKVSTGDGKFLRSVRDAQLNIKLKNVVHVDFVGSTFLADHLHLDTKSTVRIGQKLADSFYTSFTTRRIQ, from the exons ATGACCCCAAAACCAACTTGCTCAAGTGGGATGGAAAGGTTCCGAGCTCCACAATGCACTCCAACTCCCAACATCCTCACACTATCTTTAAACAAGACTTGGGAAATAGCTCGTGAACCTCTCCATAAGGAAGTTGATAATCTGAAGACCAATAGGGTGGGACAAGGCATTCCCTTTTCCAACCAAATATTGGTAAAACGTCCAAACTTTGGAGTGATTAGCCAGGTCCTTTGGGCAATAGGAGGAACAAAGATAGAAAAGTGGCAGAAGG TTTCTACTGGAGATGGAAAGTTCCTAAGATCTGTAAGAGATGCTCAGCTGAATATAAAACTGAAGAATGTCGTGCATGTTGATTTTGTGGGATCAACCTTTTTGGCAGATCACTTGCATTTGGATACAAAGTCTACTGTTCGCATTGGTCAGAAGCTAGCTGATAGTTTCTATACAAGTTTTACCACTAGAAGAATCCAGTAA
- the LOC122298743 gene encoding probable carbohydrate esterase At4g34215, whose product MARCGGVYNDTKTNLLKWDGQVPPQSTPTPNILTLSLSKTWEIASEPFHKEIDNLKTCGVGPGMPFSNQILAKRPNFGVIGLVPCTVGGTKIEEWQKDTILYNQLVDRARAARESGGNIGALLWYQGESDCGEQDSMLYNGRLEKFFNDV is encoded by the coding sequence ATGGCTAGATGTGGAGGCGTTTACAATGACACCAAAACCAACTTGCTCAAGTGGGATGGACAAGTTCCTCCACAAAGCACTCCCACTCCCAACATCCTCACACTATCTTTAAGCAAGACTTGGGAGATAGCTAGTGAACCTTTCCATAAGGAAATTGATAATTTAAAGACTTGCGGGGTGGGACCAGGCATGCCCTTTTCCAACCAAATATTGGCAAAACGTCCAAACTTTGGAGTGATTGGTCTGGTCCCTTGCACAGTAGGAGGAACAAAGATAGAAGAGTGGCAAAAGGATACTATACTATACAATCAGTTGGTAGATAGGGCAAGAGCTGCAAGGGAAAGTGGTGGAAATATTGGTGCACTGCTTTGGTATCAAGGAGAGAGTGATTGTGGAGAGCAAGACTCCATGCTCTATAACGGAAGGCTGGAGAAGTTCTTCAATGATGTTTGA
- the LOC122298742 gene encoding probable carbohydrate esterase At4g34215, producing MSTGELKPKNIFLLAGQSNMAGRGGIYNDTKTNLHKWDGKVPPQCTPTPNILTLSLNKTWEIAREPLHKEIDNLKTCGVGPGMPFSNQILEKHPNFGVIGLVPCAVGGTKIEKWQKGSILYNQLVDRARAARQCTGCNIRALLWYQGESDCGERDSRLYMGRLEKFFNNLRHDLDSPDLPILLVVISAGEGNFLRNVRDAQLNINLKNVMRVDAMGLTLLADHLHLDTKSAVHIGQKLANDFLYNFYR from the exons ATGTCGACCGGAGAGctcaaacccaaaaacatattccTCTTAGCAGGACAAAGCAACATGGCTGGACGTGGGGGCATTTACAATGACACCAAAACCAACTTGCACAAGTGGGATGGAAAGGTTCCTCCACAATGCACCCCCACTCCCAACATACTCACACTATCATTAAACAAAACTTGGGAGATAGCTCGTGAACCTCTCCATAAGGAAATTGATAATTTGAAGACTTGCGGGGTGGGACCAGGCATGCCCTTTTCCAAccaaatattggaaaaacatcCAAACTTTGGAGTGATTGGCCTCGTCCCTTGTGCAGTAGGAGGAACAAAGATAGAAAAGTGGCAAAAGGGTAGTATTCTATACAATCAGTTGGTGGATAGAGCAAGAGCTGCAAGGCAATGTACTGGTTGTAATATTCGTGCACTGCTTTGGTATCAAGGAGAGAGTGATTGTGGTGAGCGGGACTCTAGGCTCTATATGGGAAGGTTGGAGAAGTTTTTCAATAATCTTCGGCACGATCTTGACTCTCCTGATCTCCCCATTCTTTTg GTTGTAATTTCGGCTGGAGAAGGAAACTTCCTAAGAAATGTAAGAGATGCTCAGCTGAATATAAACCTGAAGAATGTCATGCGCGTTGATGCCATGGGCCTAACCCTATTAGCAGATCATTTGCATTTGGATACAAAGTCTGCTGTTCACATTGGTCAAAAGCTAGCTAATGATTTTCTATACAACTTTTATCGCTAG